Proteins from one Mixophyes fleayi isolate aMixFle1 chromosome 9, aMixFle1.hap1, whole genome shotgun sequence genomic window:
- the LOC142101521 gene encoding olfactory receptor 5V1-like — protein MEQTNKSRVTYFIVKGISDVLELQVPIFLLVLLIYLTTLAANMTILLLVCLDRHLHTPMYFFLGNLSVLDISCSTISLHKALITFISGDKAVSVFSCITQIFLFLSFTCDELLILTAMSYDRFVAICNPLRYHVVMNHKICFLLACVCWVWGFIDILPCVLEISSFTCYTSLEINHFFCDLVPLMKLSCDDTSILELYVIIEGVFIATFTPFLLTFVSYVFIIGTILRIQSSTGRRKAFYTCSSHLTIVILLYATLTYQYFRPPSFVTLESNKLLSLFNTAAVPMLNPLIYSLKNKDVISALKRNFSCFKTKSKR, from the coding sequence ATGGAGCAAACCAACAAAAGCAGAgtgacatattttattgttaaaggtATTTCAGATGTCCTAGAGTTGCAGGTTCCAATCTTTCTTCTTGTCCTACTCATTTATCTGACCACCCTTGCAGCTAACATGACCATTCTTCTACTAGTCTGTCTGGATCGCCATCTCCACACTCCCATGTACTTCTTTCTGGGGAATTTGTCTGTCCTAGACATCTCTTGTTCCACTATTAGTCTACATAAAGCTCTAATTACATTTATTTCCGGAGATAAAGCAGTTTCAGTTTTTAGCTGTATTAcccaaatatttttgtttttatcttttactTGTGATGAGCTGCTAATTCTGACTGCTATGAGCTATGATCGCTTTGTTGCCATTTGCAACCCTTTGCGTTACCATGTGGTTATGAACCATAAAATCTGTTTTCTTTTGGCCTGTGTATGTTGGGTTTGGGGTTTTATTGACATCCTACCATGTGTTTTGGAAATATCCTCTTTTACATGTTACACATCATTGGAAATCAACCATTTCTTTTGTGACCTGGTGCCGCTAATGAAACTTTCTTGTGATGACACCTCAATTTTGGAACTTTATGTAATTATTGAAGGGGTTTTCATTGCTACCTTCACCCCATTCTTGCTCACTTTTGTATcctatgtttttattattggcaCCATCCTGAGGATCCAATCGAGCACTGGGAGACGTAAGGCCTTCTACACATGTTCTTCACACCTCACCATCGTTATCCTTCTTTACGCCACTCTGACTTATCAATATTTCCGACCACCTTCATTTGTCACATTGGAATCCAATAAACTCCTCTCCCTGTTTAACACAGCTGCCGTCCCCATGTTAAACCCACTGATCTACAGCTTGAAAAATAAAGATGTAATATCAGCATTGAAACGCAATTTCAGCTGTTTTAAAACAAAGTCAAAGAGATAG
- the LOC142101464 gene encoding olfactory receptor 8D1-like, protein MELTNKSRVTYFIVKGISDVLELQVPIFLLVLLIYLTTLVANMTILLLVCLDRHLHTPMYFFLGNLSVLDISCSTISLHKALITFISGDKTVSVFSCFTQFFLFLSFTCDELLILTAMSYDRFVAICNPLRYHEVMNHKICFLLACVCWIWGFIDILPCVLKISSFTCYTSMEINHFFCDFVPLIKVICDDTSILELYIIIEGVFLATLTPFLLTFISYVFIIGTILRIQSSTGRRKAFYTCSSHLIVVTLLYATLSYQYFRPPSFVTLESNKLLSLFNTAAVPMLNPLIYSLKNKDVISAFKRNFSCCKTKPKS, encoded by the coding sequence atggAGCTAACCAACAAAAGCAGAgtgacatattttattgttaaaggtATTTCAGATGTCCTAGAGTTGCAGGTTCCAATCTTTCTTCTTGTCCTACTCATTTATCTGACCACCCTTGTAGCTAACATGACCATTCTTCTATTAGTCTGTCTGGATCGCCATCTCCACACTCCCATGTACTTCTTTCTGGGGAATTTGTCTGTCTTAGACATCTCTTGTTCCACTATTAGTCTACATAAAGCTCTAATTACATTTATTTCCGGAGATAAAACAGTTTCAGTTTTTAGTTGTtttacccaattttttttatttttatcttttacttGTGATGAGCTGCTAATTCTGACTGCTATGAGCTATGATCGCTTTGTTGCCATTTGCAACCCTTTGCGTTACCATGAGGTTATGAACCATAAAATCTGTTTTCTTTTGGCCTGTGTATGTTGGATTTGGGGTTTTATTGACATCCTACCATGTGTTTTGAAAATATCCTCTTTTACATGTTACACATCAATGGAAATCAACCATTTCTTTTGCGACTTTGTGCCTTTAATTAAAGTTATTTGTGATGACACCTCAATTTTGGAACTTTACATAATTATTGAGGGAGTTTTCCTGGCTACCTTAACCCCATTCTTGCTCACATTCATTTcctatgtttttattattggcaCCATCCTGAGGATCCAATCGAGCACTGGGAGACGTAAGGCCTTCTACACATGTTCCTCCCACCTAATAGTCGTTACCCTTCTTTACGCCACTCTATCTTATCAATATTTCCGACCACCTTCATTTGTCACATTGGAATCCAATAAACTCCTCTCCCTGTTTAACACAGCTGCCGTCCCCATGTTAAACCCACTGATCTACAGCTTGAAAAATAAAGATGTAATATCAGCATTTAAACGCAATTTTAGTTGCTGTAAAACCAAGCCAAAGAGTTAG